In the genome of Nycticebus coucang isolate mNycCou1 chromosome X, mNycCou1.pri, whole genome shotgun sequence, the window gggggaGAAACGctagcaaaagtgaagttctaattgttgaaaaagccaacaatgggaaattatattcaaactagaaaaatgaagaaagaaaagataggaaaaaaagaaaagaaaaatctgtagggGAAGCAttgaaatcaaaaaacaaaacaaacaaaaaaataaaacaaagcagtatatatatcttgttgaatattgtctgggcaacaggtgatctggggtatgagatgttaatcacaatgctgatacagctgtacgagatggagacttgaggcttctgctgatttctcaaaccctgcagttggagagcctaaatctctcctcagccctcttaaaaggcacttaaaATTGCTAAATACGGCTAAGCATATCTTTTctaggaaagcacttgtcactgggatcactccgaaagtagctatccacttacccagtgtccCAAAACAGGTCTCATTCTATTCCCCTGCaggctaaggctgtaaggtgtctcactccccacctttaggctgctcagtcagcaGATTACTCgttcctgcccaatccttgctctgtgaccctaagggcagagcttgctggggcagttctcccacaatggctctgccCCAGCCTACAGCTGAACACTATCAGCTGTGTCTGGCTCAACAGCTCAGACTTGGGCccagacaatgcttaaagtccttctcactcttgcccaagttcttcCAAGCTAGTTCAAATGAGTGGCAAgtccaaaaaaatcaaaacagctcacaggtaatgCCTGTTCAGTTTTcaatctcactgttgctgtacttacagttgctggtgggattagactgaatgaacacatgcaaccacattccagttttccactgcttttgtcctcctgatggggtccagaagtctccttCTGACTCTCTGTGTCCCAAAGTTATGtttattatattcattagtgatattggtctataattttcatttcttgttggctcttttcctggtttggggatcagggtggtgtttACTTCATAGAGCGTCttgggtagtcttcttttttttctaccttttggaataggttgagtaatataggtactaattcctctttaaaggtttggtagaattctgatgtgaaaccatctggtcctgggcttttctttttagggaggttttatatggttgatgctatttcataacttgatatgggcctgttcaacatttccacttgattctggctaagttttggaaggtgacgtgcttctaagtatcggtaaatttccttcagattttcatatttctgagaataaagtttcttgtaatattcattaaggattttttgaatttctgaggagtctgttgttatttcatctttgttgtttctgattgaagagattagagattttactctttttttcctgattaggttggcgaaaggtttatctattgtagtgatcttttcaaaaaaccaactttttgatatattgatctgttgtataattcttttgtttacaaattcattaaattctgctctaattttggttatttcttttcttctactgggtttggggttggaatgttcttccttttccagttgcttcaaaTGTCCCATTTAGTTGAtaacttcccctctttctgttctcttgagtaaggcatgcagtgctataaatttctctcttagacttcctttgcggtatcccagaggttctgattatttgtgtcttcattgtcgctttgttccaaaaatttggcaatttccatcttgatctcatctctgacccagctatcattcagcataaggttatttagcttccatgtttttgtatgagtatgcagattcctattgttactgagttcaacttttattccatggtggtctgagaagatgcaaggaataatttctattcctttaaatttactgaggttagacttgtaacctaagttgtgatcaattttggagtatgttccatgggctgatgagaagtatgtgtactcacttttgttgggatgaagtgttctgtagatgtctgctaaatccaaatgttggatggttaggtttaaatctaaaatttctttgctcagcttcttattggaggatcaatccaatactgccaaaggagtgttgaaatctctgactattacggagctggaggaaatcaagtggctcatatttgttagagtttctgttataaattgaggtgcattctggttgggtgcatagatactaataattgaaatctcatcatattgagtattacccttgacaaatatgaagtgaccattcttatccttccttacttttgttgctttaaaggctattgtgtctgcaaataaaattgcaacacctgcttttttcttattaccatttgcctgaaatatggatgaccatttttttaccctgagtctatatttgtcttttaagttaagatgtgattcttgtatgcaacaaatatctggcctgagtttttgtatccagtcagctaacttatgtctctttagagaacagtttaagccattcacattgacggagaatattgataagtctggtaaaatttggggtatcgagtttttcaaaagtccagtggacattttcagtcctttcaccagtgtggaatttggagtttgatcaaaagtttctgagtgactttacttttgtggtagtggTTTGTGTTtgttattatggaggatatgtctgaggatatcctgaagagctggtttggttatggcaaatttcttcaacatatgaatgtcattaaagtaatgaatttctccatcataaatgaaactcagtttagctggatacaggatccgggtttcaaagttattttgcctaaggagattaaaagtcgatgaccatccttttctggcttgaaaggtttcagcagagagatctgcagtcattctaatattcttctgtttgtaggtaatggctttcttacatctggctgctttgagaatcatatttttcaaattaactttagtgaagttaattatgatatgcctgaagGATATCTTATtagggttgagtcgtgctggggttctgaagctgtctgctatctgaatttcagaatctctaggcatgtctggaaaattctctttcataatttcatggagaatggcctctgtgcctagtgacaccacttcatcgctttcagggattccaatgagtcggatattagccttcttcaaattatcccagagctctctgagagaatgatccatttctgctctccatttctcttcctctttgagagtttgggagcattcaaaggctttgtcttcaatgtctgaaatcctttcttctgcttgttccactctgttactgagggattctactgtattttttagatttttgagggctgcaaattcttgcttcagtgtgtctaattctttgatggttttgtgtttaaattcgttaaattcttgagacaacttttcaatttctcctcaaattcctaattccattttattaatctagctcgcaatccaaattctgaattaggtttctgacatctcagcctattgtttgtgaatgggatcttcaattacatctgccatatatttccttgggggggggttgatctattcttgttattcatgttaccgagtttttctgctgattcagctccatgattgttttattccctttgatttttcccctggagctttgtcgaggatctgtacagtgctgtggccttagcAACTGAGGTCCTATTAGGTGTGGTGGGGCTacgtttttctgttttgttttcatctagtttctgttcgaccctagtgaatcagttactctgggttgaagtctcagctgtggtaaaatactagcaattaagtcatccctcccaccacaggcaacaattggaaaaggaaaatcaaaccttcctacaaccacacacccaagacACCACCAAAATAGTCCTCAGCCGATTAGCTCAGTTGaaagggtccaaatcaattgtctcagtcaacacctgtctcaggtgggagagtttaagaggtctctgggaactggatcacaggggtctggttgactactctgatatggcttgctccagtgctgtgtggagtatggaggagccacccagcaaatagatcagtttgggagggttgatgcctccttccacaccttgcagctctgtcacacccagttgctgctagcctcgcagggctgtgacccagtcaacTGACAGTCAACTGAATATCTGCAGTGAGCAGATATTCCAGAGGTTttcacctgcctaaatcacaaggaagtctataTCTGCTCAtgcaggccgctgctctctgcctctatccagcagggggtggtgagggcTGTTAACCTCAGACACTTGATgtaggctgggggtgttcactcagttccagccccacccttagtttatgttactgggtgaacaaaaccaccctgtgggagtttgtttctgaccctgctaaattcctctgcagaggagaggctgatttgagttcccagaacctgtgcctcaggccctgtactcctgcaggtttgttttTGCAGCCCGATTAGTTGTGAGATGTaggctcttggcctcctttgtctataggctgatgatttcctgagggccaggtgtgtcttaggttcagtaaagcagtcctctggatcagccccaccctgggagtttcctggctctgagtgtgcattttctagtccctgtgttccacccaggccagtaccgcttCAGGctaaccctttactcacggggcctgtgtttcagtcccagttctgttctgtggtggttgccatctttGAATATgcctggcctcatctggttgcccagggaaacaggaGGAGTGGCtacagaatatctgggagtgggccttgttattgttaaagacagctgctgctctgtacctttGGGCACCGCCAttccagcgtggttccctcttagccaactctcatctcctcactcctgtgctgcagaatcagcactgtccagctgcattccaggtcctgtccacacctctcaagaaatcacccaagaatatggactcctggggggcaggactccagacctcagagtgagagtggaggggagtgctgggagctcagagttgcagattGTAACACCAAGCTCCTTGAAAGCCAATGAGCAAATAAGATACAAAGGCTagcagacacacaagcccatagatacagaaacagacggagacacataaacatacagacaacacccacgacaacatAAAAACACCTGTAattaaaatagtgataatcgtaaaataattgaaaaaaaagaaaaagaaaacagtggtgTTCATAGAaaggttaaaagagaagaaagtataaattaaaaatagaaaaaatagaaataaaaaatatctatataaaaagtaataataaaaatttaacaaaagctcctccaagaaaatggtgaggaaaaaacagaacaaaacaaaaaaagagagagagagataaaagaaaaaaaaaaggcaccaaccacaaaaatgttattctttttttttttgtaaataaagttttattagaagtCAGTGTGTAATTTGTTTACATGTAGTCTATAGCTGCTTTGCAGTATATTTGAGAGAAATACAATATGGTCCAGAAAgctcaaaatatttactatttggcccTCCACCAAAAGAGTCTGCCCATCCCCGCAatacctgtttttgttttttctttttgagaaaaggtCTGCCTCtatcacccaagctagagtgcaatgacacaatcacagctcactgcagcctcgagcTCTTGGGCTAATGCATATTATAAAATACACTGCAgctaatcaaaaataaaattaacacaaGTGACACACACAAAAGATGTTCAAGATATAATGAACATGTTTCATTTAAACTCTTGACTGCCTTCTGAGGCAAGTGGGCTCCATTTACCTGATCATGTTTGGCTccataatgaaaaagaaatttgagttCTGGGGAAGAATAACCCCTTGGGAGGGACAACTGGACTCTGGTCAACTGCGATGGAAGACTAGAGCAGTACCAGCTTTGTGATTCCTGGCTATCCCTCTGGGGTTCCCTCTCCCACTGTTTACCCCAGGGGGTCCCCTGAGGCTACAGACTGCTGAGAGTTGAGGGAAGTAGCCCTTTTTCCCCACCCTGggtctgagaaaaataaaaaataaagagtaaggGCACAGACCAAAATATCACCAAGGCTTCAGATCTACAATGAACCCCAGAATCAAGCAGACATGCCCACCAAGGCACAGCTGGGCACGCCAGGAAAGATGCTGGAACAAAGCTGAAAGAACCTATGGCTAAGCCTCTCCTTTTCCCCAAAGGAATAATTAGACAAGCCCTGACTTGGGTGTGCAAATCCTTCCTCTTGGAAACCATATGTGTCCCCCAGAAGGCACCTGAACACCCACCTCAGGGTAGACCTGGGGCTGAGGACCACCTTGGCTGAGACCCAGAACTGCCTCGCACTCCACCATACCCACCACTGGAAGCCACCCACCACCAACCTGCCCCTTAACACAATGGTATCAGAACATCTTAAAAGCACAAATGCTTGACTTTGGCAGCTGCGAGTCAGATAAGAAGCAGGCCCTGTGGGGACAGGCCACACACAAGAGGCGGGCTGGCTCCTGGTCCCCTGAAAGTCTGCCTCTCTCCTTGCAGCTCAGTATTGTCTTCTGCTTCCTCCTGCTGTTTATTTAGCAGAGTGTCAAAGGTACCGAGCAGACAACAGATCCATCTCCACCGGCAGCCCCACAGCCCCAGGACCTGGGGGGCTCTTGCACAAATCTTTCTGTCTCAAGGCAACCACCACTCTCGCCAGTGGAGTCGCTCTTAAGAGTGCAGTGTCCACCAGTGGAGGTGACCAGGTAGGTGCAGTCAGGGAAAAGCTGTCTGCAAATGGCACAGGACCTCAGCAGATGCCTGGAGAATCTTCAGCTCTTCCATCCACAATGTTTCCACCAAAGCTAGTTGGTTTATCAAAGCTACTTTCTCATCCTTCATATAATAAACCTTCTGAAGCATAGCATTAGTCTCCTTTACAAAATAACAGCATATTTTCTGGGCTATGCCCAAACTTGCCTTCTCATTTGTATCTGAAATTACTTCCCCAAGAAGTACTTTATTCCAGCACATAAATTTTTTAGCTTCCAGACATAGCAACTTTAGAGCTGTGAGTAATCTCCAAGATGGTCCATCCCATCCAAATGTCAAATTTTCTATAAAGCCATGATCCTTTAAAATGGAAATCTTTTTGTTCATctgtttatctgttgatggaAGATACTTAACAAGTATTTCTCTTGAGACATAAACACAAGCATGAGGATTCTGGATGGAAACAAATCCGTACTCTAGAAGCAGCCGCTGGTTGTCATGGTGACCGTAGCAGATGAACACCTCTTCGTGTTTCCTCCAACTTGAAGCTGTTCTAATTTCGTAACAGCAAGTTTCCTCATTAAATGCTGCTTTTACCTGGACATTTGGGCTGTGATTCAGCAGATCCAGGTATGGAGCAAGCGCACAGGTGTCTGGCTCCGCAGAAAGGCATTCCCGCCACCTGTGCCTCAGGTACACAGCCGTGGTGTTGACTGTGCACCAAGCCCACAGGAGGGCGCTGTAGCTGAAGATGCTGTCAACAGCCACTGCAAACAGAGGCTGCAGGGAACAGAAAAAGTCTCTGGAGGAAGCAAAGAACTCCTATACACGGGCTCTCTGCTCTTCTGCCTTTGCTTTTAAAGGTTTCGGAAGAAGATTCACCACTTCTGGTTCTAAACAAACAGGGCAGGTGTAGGCCTTGGGTAAAATCTCCAGGTATGGCTTCCAGGGAGACTGGTCCCAGGCATGCTTTTCTGAAACTAAAAAGGTGCACAGAGCCAGCAGAGGAGACAGAGGTGGCTTCCACTTAGTAATGTATGCCCCTAAGTAGCTTTCAATCACTGTGTCAGTGGTGAGCAGGCAGTTCTCGGCAACGAAATTATCATCTGTCCCTCCTGTAGGGATGTTTTGCTCATCAGCCCTCTTCCTGTACCTGGAAAACAAGCAGGCATTAAGTTTGTATCTTCAAATTTCCTAtctttcagccatttctttagcTCTATAAATTCACACTTGAAGCTCTCATTCACTCCTCTTGATTCAGAATTTCTGGAGAGTTTTCGTCTTCTGATTCCGCTTGTTCTCCCCCTTCTCTTTCGCATACTGAAACTGTAGTTCCTGAGGAGGTGCCCAATTGAGGCCGCCACCATGAGCCAGCCAGGCAGGCGTCAGAACCTGGGCCTCGGGCTCCTGAAAAAAtgttattcttgtatgtagaaaaatacatctatatgtatgatgtagggatcaactttcgtaggaatatattcacactgcagtatactttctggacaactagtgttgctgtgagtggttttcaggcttatacctgattcacagtttatactgttaccatggtaaccaccatccatggccaatcgccattttggagtttctgtaaaagtttgtcacctaagtgttgtgtaacctcggctgttctgctCCAGAGAGCTCTCGagaccaaccttcccactcagtgcaggagtccatgcttctcaaatctttccactctgctcccagtttctcctgcaaactggcaactgcaatcggctgtaggggaGGGTGCTTCTGGTTCGTGCGGTTGCTGGCAGGTTCCGCATGTGCAGCCGTTCCCGCGGCTGGAGCGGTTGaagaccttattctgagttttatggttcagagtttcccttttggatcgggaCCCGCCAGTTCACTG includes:
- the LOC128576843 gene encoding LOW QUALITY PROTEIN: SET domain-containing protein 4-like (The sequence of the model RefSeq protein was modified relative to this genomic sequence to represent the inferred CDS: inserted 1 base in 1 codon; substituted 1 base at 1 genomic stop codon), which encodes MRKRRGRTSGIRRRKLSRNSESRGVNESFKCEFIELKKWLKDRKFEDTNLMPACFPGTGRGLMSKTSLQEGQMIISLPXNCLLTTDTVIESYLGAYITKWKPPLSPLLALCTFLVSEKHAWDQSPWKPYLEILPKAYTCPVCLEPEVVNLLPKPLKAKAEEQRARVXEFFASSRDFFCSLQPLFAVAVDSIFSYSALLWAWCTVNTTAVYLRHRWRECLSAEPDTCALAPYLDLLNHSPNVQVKAAFNEETCCYEIRTASSWRKHEEVFICYGHHDNQRLLLEYGFVSIQNPHACVYVSREILVKYLPSTDKQMNKKISILKDHGFIENLTFGWDGPSWRLLTALKLLCLEAKKFMCWNKVLLGEVISDTNEKASLGIAQKICCYFVKETNAMLQKVYYMKDEKVALINQLALVETLWMEELKILQASAEVLCHLQTAFP